A single window of Ferrimonas balearica DSM 9799 DNA harbors:
- a CDS encoding efflux RND transporter periplasmic adaptor subunit translates to MFKRSALVIGGLLILLLVLGGIKYQQIQQGMAQLASFAPPPATISVVEAKSEQWRPEIASVGTLTAKAGIEMSAEVSGLVEGLYFRSGQKVNKGDLLLQLDDGVEQANLQSYRAQAELAKVKFERNQTMFERRNISETEFDESSANLKVALAAVAQTEATIDKKAVTAPFSGVLGIRKVDLGQYVQAGESLVTLQDVSSLYADFSVPEQYLPSLYVGQTVLFRTSAYSDVDFQGKVIALDAKVDENTRNIAIRAEVPNSDGRLTPGMYADIRLLKRDPINPVTVPSTAITYSPFGDAVFVVRKDNEGQLRAYRQYVKVGERRGDTVAVMSGLTAGEQVVTAGTMKLANEALVQLAKQ, encoded by the coding sequence ATGTTTAAACGCAGTGCGTTGGTCATTGGAGGCCTTCTGATCCTCCTTTTGGTGCTGGGTGGCATCAAATATCAGCAGATCCAGCAGGGCATGGCCCAGCTGGCCAGTTTTGCGCCGCCGCCAGCCACCATCTCCGTGGTGGAAGCCAAATCTGAACAGTGGCGCCCTGAAATTGCGTCAGTGGGTACCCTGACTGCCAAAGCGGGCATCGAGATGTCTGCCGAAGTGAGCGGACTGGTGGAAGGCCTGTACTTCCGCAGTGGCCAGAAGGTCAACAAAGGCGATCTGCTGCTGCAACTGGACGACGGCGTTGAGCAGGCCAACCTGCAGAGCTACCGCGCCCAGGCGGAGCTGGCCAAGGTGAAGTTTGAGCGTAACCAGACCATGTTTGAGCGCCGCAACATCTCTGAGACCGAGTTCGATGAGTCCAGCGCCAACCTGAAAGTGGCCCTGGCTGCCGTGGCGCAAACCGAAGCCACCATCGATAAGAAAGCGGTGACTGCGCCGTTCTCCGGTGTGCTGGGTATCCGTAAAGTGGATCTGGGCCAGTACGTTCAGGCCGGTGAGTCCCTGGTGACCCTGCAGGATGTGTCCAGCCTGTACGCTGACTTCTCCGTGCCGGAGCAATACCTGCCCTCCCTGTACGTAGGCCAGACCGTGCTGTTCCGTACCAGTGCTTACTCCGACGTGGACTTCCAGGGCAAGGTGATTGCACTGGACGCCAAGGTGGATGAGAACACCCGTAACATCGCCATTCGTGCCGAAGTGCCGAACAGCGACGGTCGCCTGACCCCGGGTATGTACGCTGACATCCGTCTGCTCAAGCGCGACCCGATCAACCCGGTTACCGTGCCCTCCACCGCCATCACTTACAGCCCGTTTGGTGACGCCGTATTCGTGGTCCGCAAGGACAACGAAGGCCAGCTGCGTGCTTACCGCCAGTACGTCAAGGTGGGTGAGCGTCGCGGTGATACCGTTGCGGTGATGTCCGGTCTGACTGCCGGTGAGCAGGTCGTTACCGCCGGCACCATGAAGCTGGCCAACGAAGCGCTGGTTCAGCTGGCCAAGCAGTAA
- a CDS encoding pyridoxal-phosphate-dependent aminotransferase family protein, with the protein MTIQPFNPPRRTLMGPGPSDVHPQVLQALGKPTVGHLDPTFIAMMDEVKALLQYAFQTENAFTIAVSAPGSAGMETCFVNLMEPGDKVIVCRNGVFGERMRQNVERLGGEAVVVDDAWGTPVSVDKVADALNRHPDAKFLAFVHAETSTGALSDAKALCALAREHDVLSIVDAVTSLGGVELRVDEWGIDAIYSGSQKCLSCVPGLAPVSFSPRAVEKLKARQAPISSWFLDQSLVMGYWSGDGKRSYHHTAPVNSLYALHESLRLLQLEGLENAWARHRAMHDKLKAGLDKLGLGFVVEEAYRLPQLNAVYIPEGIDDGAVRSALLNRFNLEIGAGLGDLAGKAWRIGLMGYAAREENVTLCLAALEQVMNEARQ; encoded by the coding sequence ATGACAATCCAACCTTTCAACCCGCCACGCCGGACCCTGATGGGCCCCGGTCCCTCCGACGTTCACCCGCAGGTGCTGCAGGCCCTGGGCAAGCCCACCGTGGGCCACCTCGACCCCACCTTCATCGCCATGATGGATGAGGTCAAAGCGCTGCTGCAGTATGCGTTCCAGACTGAAAACGCCTTTACCATCGCGGTTTCCGCCCCGGGCAGTGCCGGCATGGAAACCTGCTTCGTCAACCTGATGGAGCCCGGCGACAAGGTGATCGTCTGCCGCAATGGCGTGTTCGGTGAACGGATGCGTCAGAACGTTGAACGCCTCGGCGGTGAAGCGGTGGTGGTGGACGACGCCTGGGGCACCCCGGTGTCAGTGGATAAGGTGGCGGATGCGCTGAACCGGCATCCGGACGCCAAGTTCCTCGCCTTTGTTCACGCCGAAACCTCCACCGGCGCCCTGTCTGACGCCAAGGCCCTGTGTGCCCTGGCCCGTGAGCACGATGTCTTGAGCATCGTGGACGCGGTGACCTCCCTGGGTGGGGTGGAGCTGCGCGTCGACGAGTGGGGCATTGATGCCATCTACTCCGGCAGCCAGAAGTGTCTCTCCTGCGTGCCGGGCCTGGCGCCGGTCTCCTTCTCCCCCCGCGCGGTGGAGAAGCTGAAAGCCCGTCAGGCGCCCATCTCCAGCTGGTTCCTCGACCAGTCTCTGGTGATGGGATACTGGTCCGGTGACGGCAAGCGCAGCTACCACCACACCGCGCCGGTCAACAGCCTGTACGCCCTGCACGAGTCCCTGCGCCTGCTGCAGCTGGAAGGCCTGGAGAACGCCTGGGCCCGCCATCGTGCCATGCACGACAAGCTGAAAGCGGGTCTGGATAAGCTGGGCCTGGGCTTTGTGGTGGAGGAGGCTTATCGCCTGCCGCAGCTGAACGCGGTCTACATCCCCGAAGGGATCGACGATGGCGCCGTTCGCAGCGCCCTGCTCAACCGCTTTAATCTGGAGATCGGTGCCGGTCTTGGCGACCTGGCCGGTAAGGCCTGGCGCATCGGCCTGATGGGCTACGCCGCCCGGGAAGAGAACGTCACCCTGTGCCTGGCGGCACTGGAACAGGTGATGAACGAAGCCCGCCAGTAA
- the ilvA gene encoding threonine ammonia-lyase, biosynthetic, which translates to MNGGEGLVQQTLRQILLAPVYDVAVQTSLDPLNRLSGRLGRSVWLKREDQQPVHSFKLRGAYNKIHSLSVQQARAGVVAASAGNHAQGVALAASAKGIRAVIVMPQTTPDIKVDAVRRHGGEVVLHGDNFDAAYQHARQLSESEGLTMVAPFDDAAVIAGQGTVGQELLQQKRDLDAVFVPVGGGGLIAGIAAYLKALAPHIKVYGVEPEDAACLKAALDADAPVTLPRVGLFADGVAVKRIGDAPFELARHCVDGVITVNSDEICAAVQDIYEDRRAIAEPAGALALAGLKRYCAEGGAGMNLAAILSGANVNFHSLRYVSERCELGEGKEAVLAVTIPERQGAFLQFCRLLDRRLITEFNYRLSGRDRANVFVGIRLKHSEEKAQILHALSEAGYPHEDLSADETAKLHVRYMVGGLPPEPLDERLFQIRFPEAPGALERFLTDLGSRWNISLFHYRNHGAAAGRVLLGMEVSDADFAELWAQLCALDMDCEEVSNSPAYRFFLRG; encoded by the coding sequence ATGAATGGTGGTGAAGGCCTGGTGCAACAGACCCTGCGTCAGATCCTGCTGGCGCCGGTTTACGATGTGGCGGTGCAAACCTCGCTCGACCCACTGAATCGCCTGTCCGGTCGGTTGGGCCGTTCGGTCTGGCTGAAGCGGGAAGATCAGCAGCCGGTGCACTCCTTTAAGCTGCGGGGTGCCTACAACAAGATCCACAGTCTGAGCGTGCAACAGGCCAGGGCCGGGGTGGTTGCGGCCTCGGCGGGCAACCATGCCCAGGGGGTGGCGCTGGCGGCCAGTGCCAAGGGGATACGGGCGGTGATCGTAATGCCGCAAACCACCCCGGACATTAAGGTGGATGCGGTACGCCGCCATGGCGGCGAAGTGGTGCTGCACGGCGATAACTTTGATGCGGCCTACCAGCATGCCCGCCAACTGAGTGAGTCCGAGGGGCTGACCATGGTGGCGCCCTTTGATGATGCGGCGGTGATTGCCGGGCAGGGCACGGTGGGGCAGGAGTTGCTGCAACAGAAGCGGGACCTCGACGCGGTGTTTGTGCCGGTGGGGGGCGGCGGGCTGATCGCCGGCATCGCCGCTTATCTCAAGGCGCTGGCGCCACACATCAAGGTGTATGGGGTGGAACCGGAAGACGCGGCCTGCCTCAAGGCTGCGCTGGATGCCGATGCCCCGGTGACTCTGCCGAGGGTGGGCCTGTTCGCCGACGGTGTGGCGGTAAAACGCATTGGTGACGCGCCCTTTGAGCTGGCCCGCCACTGTGTGGATGGGGTGATCACCGTCAACAGTGACGAGATCTGCGCGGCCGTACAGGACATCTATGAAGATCGCCGCGCCATTGCCGAACCCGCCGGAGCACTGGCCCTGGCCGGACTGAAACGCTACTGCGCTGAGGGCGGCGCGGGGATGAATCTGGCCGCCATCCTCTCCGGCGCCAACGTCAATTTCCACAGCCTGCGTTACGTGTCGGAGCGCTGTGAACTGGGCGAGGGCAAGGAGGCGGTGCTGGCGGTGACCATTCCTGAACGGCAAGGGGCGTTCTTGCAGTTTTGTCGATTACTGGACAGGCGGTTAATCACCGAATTCAATTATCGACTCTCCGGCCGCGACCGCGCTAACGTCTTTGTCGGCATCCGTCTCAAGCACAGCGAGGAGAAAGCGCAGATCCTCCATGCCCTGAGCGAGGCGGGCTATCCCCACGAAGATCTGTCGGCGGACGAAACCGCCAAACTGCATGTGCGCTATATGGTGGGCGGCTTGCCACCGGAACCGCTGGATGAGCGACTGTTCCAGATCCGCTTCCCGGAAGCGCCGGGGGCCCTGGAGCGTTTTCTCACCGATCTGGGCAGTCGCTGGAACATCTCGCTGTTCCATTACCGCAACCACGGTGCCGCGGCGGGCCGCGTATTGCTGGGCATGGAGGTGAGCGACGCCGACTTTGCCGAGTTGTGGGCGCAGCTGTGTGCCCTTGATATGGATTGCGAAGAGGTCAGCAACAGTCCTGCATACCGCTTTTTCTTGCGAGGCTAA
- a CDS encoding sialidase family protein: MKKSTLFPSLIWASLFLPTLALSQPVLSPTGAPILLSGGEGEQTPDLDATSKTKLVRLTNGGASDGRLITVFADGWGSSAFPAGHRVYDVKADIERPARDIFARYSDDDGQTWSDTVNLSQTAALSSIATLWQGEDSAIAPFYGDSDKPNIFNSGTMVVVSWVDKYCDPDQQGSVSYIERDFREIPFSCVYSVRSIDGGATWQPAQRLTSGIRDAKQDVNRGSSKAWVITWQEDPAGLLLGEAEGPGHGASGAIVSHGTDIWYSSISTAFPEGGKLSDSPFGKGMPFSPPSRITNNWTKMEDKRNDGDPIQSGTEGASRANLALVGGTVVVAYEETKGTEGIDEGKYIRYHSFPFNQPPASVANACLSELNGTPQDCQDDNLPPNAQLPQRMGCILSAPEQNGRRVRFLPQAKPGPSGTKLFIFWKQGEYDQGGPSDIVGRLATDFADLSSFHPALNVAPADIVGGCLIRGEDDATEPLLQGAFANAPAMNLSHETPLGGDLAAHSDDNPIEDARAHRGYIRGDTLILGYSYTPDLVLARATDLEHYNFWIRRSLDGGHSWEAARDITSELILAYVNQHPDYTAMAQIDVKEPRIVKAPGSSPVACPTGDPDDPSTTDPSLCSNPEGFIVAGGLVENTYEHLGAGRELELFVTRSLDAGATYETPLIFTAANSEDYESQLRVSPDLSQTYVVWNSATEAQGVNGYFVTLAPQEPAPQPRRITSSGTLGMLALLMLGLVLAIIRFNSTKR, from the coding sequence ATGAAAAAAAGCACGCTTTTTCCATCACTGATATGGGCCTCGCTGTTCCTCCCAACTCTGGCTCTGTCGCAACCGGTGCTCAGTCCAACCGGAGCCCCCATCCTGCTATCCGGTGGGGAGGGTGAACAAACCCCCGATCTGGACGCCACCTCAAAGACCAAGCTGGTCCGGCTGACCAACGGCGGCGCCTCAGATGGGCGCCTGATCACCGTCTTTGCCGATGGTTGGGGCAGCAGTGCATTCCCTGCCGGACATCGGGTGTATGACGTAAAAGCCGACATCGAGCGACCGGCCCGCGACATCTTTGCCCGTTATTCGGATGACGATGGCCAAACCTGGTCAGACACCGTCAACCTGTCGCAAACCGCTGCGCTGAGCTCCATCGCCACGCTCTGGCAGGGTGAAGACAGCGCGATCGCGCCGTTCTACGGCGACTCCGACAAACCCAACATCTTCAACTCCGGCACCATGGTGGTGGTCAGTTGGGTCGATAAGTATTGCGATCCGGACCAGCAAGGCAGTGTCAGCTACATCGAGCGGGACTTTCGCGAGATCCCCTTCAGCTGTGTCTACAGCGTCCGCTCCATCGATGGCGGCGCCACATGGCAACCTGCCCAGCGCCTCACCTCCGGCATCCGGGATGCCAAACAGGACGTCAATCGTGGCAGCAGCAAAGCCTGGGTCATCACCTGGCAAGAGGACCCGGCCGGATTGCTGCTCGGTGAAGCCGAAGGGCCCGGTCACGGTGCCTCAGGCGCCATCGTCTCCCACGGCACAGACATCTGGTACAGCTCGATCAGCACCGCATTCCCGGAAGGGGGCAAGCTGTCAGATAGTCCCTTTGGCAAAGGGATGCCGTTCTCGCCGCCAAGCCGAATCACCAACAACTGGACCAAGATGGAAGACAAGCGCAACGACGGCGACCCTATTCAGTCGGGGACCGAGGGCGCTTCCCGGGCCAATCTGGCTCTGGTCGGCGGTACCGTCGTCGTCGCCTATGAGGAGACCAAGGGCACCGAGGGGATCGACGAGGGGAAATACATCCGCTATCACAGCTTCCCCTTCAATCAGCCCCCCGCCAGCGTTGCCAATGCCTGCCTGAGTGAACTCAATGGCACCCCGCAGGATTGCCAGGATGACAACCTGCCCCCCAACGCCCAACTGCCTCAACGCATGGGCTGTATCCTCAGCGCACCGGAGCAGAACGGACGCCGGGTTCGCTTCCTGCCTCAAGCCAAACCGGGCCCTTCCGGCACCAAGTTGTTTATCTTCTGGAAGCAGGGTGAGTATGACCAGGGCGGCCCCTCCGACATCGTTGGACGACTGGCCACCGATTTTGCCGACCTGTCCAGCTTCCATCCGGCGCTGAACGTTGCTCCCGCCGATATCGTGGGCGGCTGCCTGATACGGGGTGAAGACGACGCCACCGAGCCGCTGCTGCAGGGCGCTTTTGCCAATGCACCCGCCATGAACCTGAGCCACGAGACCCCCCTTGGCGGTGATCTGGCCGCGCACAGCGACGACAATCCGATCGAGGATGCCCGCGCCCACCGGGGCTACATCCGCGGCGATACCCTGATCCTGGGCTACAGCTATACCCCCGATCTGGTGTTGGCACGCGCCACGGATCTGGAGCACTACAACTTCTGGATCCGGCGCTCGCTGGATGGTGGCCACAGCTGGGAGGCCGCCAGGGACATCACTTCCGAGTTGATCCTGGCGTACGTCAATCAGCACCCGGACTACACCGCAATGGCCCAGATCGACGTCAAAGAGCCTCGCATCGTCAAAGCCCCCGGCAGCAGCCCGGTGGCCTGCCCGACCGGCGATCCTGACGACCCCAGCACCACCGACCCGTCATTGTGCAGCAACCCGGAAGGCTTCATCGTTGCCGGTGGTCTGGTGGAGAACACCTATGAACACCTCGGCGCAGGCCGGGAGTTGGAGCTGTTCGTGACTCGCTCTCTGGACGCGGGAGCCACTTACGAGACGCCGCTCATCTTCACGGCCGCCAACAGTGAGGATTATGAGTCGCAACTGCGGGTCAGCCCCGACCTGAGCCAGACTTACGTGGTCTGGAACAGCGCCACAGAGGCACAGGGCGTTAACGGTTACTTCGTCACCCTGGCACCCCAGGAACCGGCACCGCAACCGCGCCGCATCACCTCCTCGGGGACTCTCGGCATGCTGGCACTGCTGATGTTGGGCCTGGTGCTGGCCATTATCCGTTTCAACTCAACGAAGCGGTGA
- a CDS encoding DUF4156 domain-containing protein translates to MTKMIQAMLILSVLALSGCVTFPTPESEQVTVIWDHSEAITQCQHKGTVIGSEGHFYDYWLHADKDMVWGALNQMRIKTAAMGGDTLYLYQPLGFRTSVTMFGNAYDCRQQPQAAE, encoded by the coding sequence ATGACCAAAATGATTCAAGCCATGCTGATTCTGTCGGTACTGGCGCTCTCCGGCTGTGTGACCTTCCCGACTCCGGAGTCGGAGCAGGTCACCGTGATTTGGGATCATTCCGAGGCCATCACCCAATGCCAGCACAAAGGCACGGTGATTGGCTCTGAAGGCCACTTCTACGATTACTGGCTGCACGCCGATAAGGACATGGTGTGGGGTGCCCTGAACCAGATGCGGATCAAAACCGCAGCAATGGGCGGCGACACCCTCTACCTGTATCAGCCACTGGGGTTTCGAACCTCGGTGACGATGTTTGGTAATGCCTATGACTGCCGCCAGCAGCCCCAGGCAGCAGAGTAA
- a CDS encoding efflux RND transporter permease subunit has translation MFTDIFIRRPVLAVVLNVLLLVFGVRALMDLQVREYPDMEIGQINVTTTYPGANAELVQGFVTTPIQEAIASTEGIDYIKATSRASFSQLEVYLQLGYDANTAMAEMLTKLNEVKGRLPTDIDEPIIAKETAGGGAIMYLAYTSENMSGVQVTDYLRRVVQPKLTEADGVAEAEIIGEQQFAMRIWLDPVRMRANGVSADDINRALASNNFQSAAGEIRDSLTVTPVRASTSLQDVESFRNITVKTDGQQVVKLQDVARVELASKSDKVIVVYTGKPAVYIGINTTPDANPLDVAKDVREILPNIARDLPPGMEQHLSHDSTEYIEESIYEVVKTLGEAVVIVIMVVFLFLGSLRSVLIPIVTVPLSLVGVCLFMMGMGFSLNLLTLLAMVMAISLVVDDAIVVVENVHRHLEEGLSPVRAAVIGAREIAMPVIAMTITLAAVYAPIGFMGGLTGSLFSEFAFTLAGSVLISGFIALTLSPVMCAKLLNKQALEGKFVHWLDVNFGRLKDGYHSLLEHIVRDYKGPILGAAVLLLFAIGAMFMLTRSELAPTEDRGFIFNIATGPDNANVNYSFEYAKQFQKMAESLPEYEQTFMFAGYPTENQFMSGMVLKPWSERERTQMEVQPILQNMVKSIPGMDVFSVNPPALPGTAMGLPVEFVITSTMDHAQLYEVAEQLKEEALKSGMFMVVNNTLKLNKPQVHVMIDREKAGQLGISMQSIGAVLAAQLGDFRTNYFDMQGRSYEVIPQADGPFRMTPESIADLYVLTESGQQVPLSTVVKITEEVIPNALTQFQQLNSATIEAMPMPGSATIGDAHQFLSSKLLEIAPSGYAYDFGGQSRQYEQEGSALYVTFALALVVIFLVLAAQFESWRDPVVVLVTVPLSIFGAMIPLFLGVATLNIYTQVGLITLVGLISKHGILIVEFANQLQRTGLDKAAAVIASASLRLRPILMTTAAMVLGVMPLVLADGAGAVSRFNIGLVITVGLSVGTFFTLFVVPVMYTLFAKTIDNDAEAALAKETTE, from the coding sequence ATGTTTACTGATATTTTCATTCGCCGCCCGGTGCTGGCAGTGGTACTGAACGTACTGCTGCTGGTGTTTGGTGTGCGAGCGCTGATGGATCTCCAGGTCCGGGAATACCCGGACATGGAGATCGGTCAGATCAACGTGACCACCACGTACCCCGGTGCCAACGCGGAGTTGGTGCAGGGCTTTGTGACCACCCCGATCCAGGAGGCGATCGCCTCCACCGAAGGGATCGACTACATCAAGGCCACCTCCCGGGCCAGCTTCTCCCAGCTTGAGGTGTACCTGCAGCTGGGTTACGACGCCAACACCGCGATGGCGGAGATGCTGACCAAACTGAACGAGGTGAAAGGCCGCCTGCCGACCGACATCGATGAGCCGATCATCGCTAAGGAGACCGCCGGTGGTGGCGCCATCATGTACCTGGCTTACACCAGTGAAAACATGAGTGGCGTGCAGGTGACCGACTACCTGCGCCGTGTGGTTCAGCCCAAGCTGACCGAAGCGGATGGCGTGGCGGAAGCGGAGATCATTGGTGAGCAGCAGTTCGCCATGCGGATCTGGCTGGACCCGGTGCGGATGCGTGCCAACGGCGTATCTGCCGATGACATCAACCGTGCTCTGGCCAGCAACAACTTCCAGTCTGCGGCCGGTGAGATCCGTGACTCCCTGACCGTGACCCCGGTGCGTGCCTCCACCTCACTGCAGGACGTGGAGTCCTTCCGCAACATCACCGTGAAGACCGATGGTCAGCAGGTGGTGAAGCTGCAGGACGTGGCCCGCGTTGAGCTGGCGTCCAAGTCCGACAAGGTGATCGTGGTGTACACCGGTAAGCCGGCGGTTTACATCGGCATCAACACCACCCCGGATGCCAACCCGCTGGATGTGGCCAAGGACGTTCGTGAGATCCTGCCGAACATCGCCCGCGATCTGCCGCCGGGCATGGAGCAGCACCTGTCCCACGACTCCACCGAGTACATCGAAGAGTCCATCTACGAAGTAGTGAAAACCCTGGGCGAAGCCGTGGTCATCGTGATCATGGTGGTGTTCCTGTTCCTGGGTTCACTGCGCTCGGTATTGATCCCCATCGTGACCGTACCGCTCTCCCTGGTGGGCGTGTGTCTGTTTATGATGGGCATGGGCTTCTCGCTCAACCTGCTGACCCTGCTGGCGATGGTGATGGCCATCTCGCTGGTGGTGGATGACGCCATCGTGGTGGTGGAGAACGTGCACCGACACCTGGAGGAGGGTCTCTCTCCGGTGCGTGCTGCGGTGATTGGTGCCCGCGAGATCGCCATGCCGGTTATCGCGATGACCATCACCCTGGCGGCGGTGTACGCCCCCATCGGCTTTATGGGCGGCCTGACCGGCTCTCTGTTCTCTGAGTTCGCCTTTACCCTGGCGGGTTCGGTACTGATCTCCGGCTTTATCGCGCTGACCCTCTCCCCGGTGATGTGTGCCAAGCTGCTGAACAAGCAGGCGCTGGAAGGCAAGTTCGTTCACTGGCTGGACGTGAACTTCGGTCGCCTGAAGGACGGCTATCACAGCCTGCTGGAGCACATTGTCCGCGACTACAAAGGCCCCATCCTGGGCGCGGCGGTTCTGCTGCTGTTCGCCATTGGCGCCATGTTTATGCTGACCCGTTCTGAACTGGCGCCCACCGAGGACCGTGGCTTTATCTTCAACATCGCCACCGGCCCCGATAACGCCAACGTGAACTACAGCTTCGAGTACGCCAAGCAGTTCCAGAAGATGGCGGAAAGCCTGCCGGAGTACGAGCAAACCTTTATGTTTGCTGGCTACCCGACGGAAAACCAGTTTATGTCCGGTATGGTGCTGAAGCCCTGGAGTGAGCGTGAGCGCACCCAGATGGAGGTTCAGCCGATCCTGCAGAACATGGTGAAGTCGATCCCGGGTATGGACGTGTTCTCCGTGAACCCGCCCGCCCTGCCGGGTACCGCCATGGGCCTGCCGGTGGAGTTTGTGATCACCTCCACCATGGACCACGCCCAACTGTATGAAGTGGCGGAACAGCTGAAAGAGGAAGCCCTCAAGTCCGGCATGTTTATGGTGGTGAACAACACCCTGAAGCTGAACAAGCCGCAGGTGCACGTGATGATCGACCGCGAGAAAGCCGGCCAGCTCGGCATCTCCATGCAGTCCATCGGTGCCGTGCTGGCAGCCCAGTTGGGTGACTTCCGCACCAACTACTTCGACATGCAGGGCCGCAGCTACGAGGTGATTCCGCAGGCCGATGGCCCGTTCCGGATGACCCCGGAGTCCATTGCTGACCTGTACGTGCTGACCGAATCCGGCCAGCAGGTGCCGCTGTCCACCGTGGTGAAGATCACCGAAGAGGTGATCCCCAACGCGCTGACCCAGTTCCAGCAGCTGAACTCCGCCACCATTGAAGCGATGCCGATGCCCGGCTCCGCCACCATTGGTGACGCGCACCAGTTCCTGTCCAGCAAGCTGCTGGAGATCGCCCCGTCCGGCTACGCCTACGACTTTGGCGGTCAGAGCCGTCAGTACGAGCAGGAGGGCTCTGCCCTGTACGTCACCTTCGCCCTGGCGCTGGTGGTGATCTTCCTGGTACTGGCTGCCCAGTTTGAAAGCTGGCGCGACCCGGTGGTGGTACTGGTGACCGTACCGCTCTCCATCTTCGGTGCGATGATCCCGCTGTTCCTGGGTGTGGCCACCCTGAACATCTACACCCAGGTGGGCCTGATCACCCTGGTGGGCCTGATCTCCAAGCACGGTATTCTTATCGTGGAGTTCGCCAACCAGCTGCAGCGGACCGGATTGGACAAAGCGGCGGCGGTGATTGCCTCTGCCTCCCTGCGTCTGCGTCCGATCCTGATGACCACCGCTGCGATGGTACTGGGTGTGATGCCGCTGGTACTGGCTGACGGCGCCGGTGCGGTATCCCGCTTCAACATCGGCCTGGTGATCACCGTGGGCCTGTCCGTGGGGACCTTCTTTACCCTGTTCGTGGTGCCGGTGATGTACACCCTGTTCGCCAAGACCATCGATAACGATGCCGAGGCGGCTTTGGCCAAAGAGACCACCGAATAA